The following is a genomic window from Bacteroidales bacterium.
ATTTCACCGCACGCCAGCGTGAATTGCTTTCGGGCGGACTTGAAATCATCAGCGATGAAACCAGTTCGACCGGATTCCGGATCGGGCCAAAAGAGGGTAATTACAGGATCAGTTTCACGGATGAGGATTTTGCCAATTTCATTAAGGCTTACCTGCGTCCCCGCACGCAACAGATGCTTTTCGAAGATAACAGGGAATGAGCAGGAACTACTACTATCTGGTCGCAGGACTCCCTGAACTGCTTTTGGGGCAAAGCAAACGTCCGTTTGAACTGGCCGCGTTCAAAAACGAGCTGAGGGATTTTCTTCATCCAGAAGATTACCGGCTCGTTGAGCTGTTTTTTCTTCCATACGATCATATCAACCTGCTGAACCTCCTGGAGAAAAAGACCGCCCCGTTCCTTACCCTTGGCAGGTACAGTCAGGAAGAACTGGAAGAAGCCATCCGGGAACCGGTGGAGGTACCGGAATATTTCCGGGTCTTTATCGAACGGTTCAGGGAGGAGGCCGGTGTCTGGCAGGACCGGCCGTGGGAAAACCAGATCGCTGAACTGTATTATGACCACGCTGGATCGTTCTCCAACGAATTCATCCGGGACTGGTTCGAATTTGAAAAGAACCTCCGGAATATCCTGACTGCCTACAATTGCCGCAAATACAGCTTGCCGGCCGACCAGGAACTCATCGGGCAGGGTGATCTTGTTGAATCGTTGAAGAAGAGCCAGGTGAGGGATTTTGGACTCAGCGGAGAGGTGGATCATATGGACCGGCTGCTGGGCATCCTTGATCAGAAGGATCTGCTCGAAAGGGAGAAAGGGCTGGATCTGCTGAGGTGGACGCATCTGGATGAGCTCACCACGTTCCATTATTTCAGCACAGAGGTTATCCTGAGCTACGTCGTCAAGCTGCTGATCATCGAAAGGTGGCTGACACTTGACAGGGCAACAGGGGAACAGTTATTTGGCAGATTCCTGGAGGATCTGAAAAACAGTTATGAATTTCCAACAGAATACACGATCAATGAAAGAAGGTAACTCCACCACCGGCAGGGTTGCAGGCGTCATTGCGAATCTTGTTCACATCGAAGTGGACGGACCGGTTCGCCAGAATGAAATATGTTACATTCATCTTGGATCCGTCCGGCTGATGGCGGAGGTAATCAAAGTGAAGGAAAAGATTGCCTATTCGCAGGTTTTTGAAAGTACGCGGGGGCTTAAGGTGGGTGCCTTTGCTGAGTTTACCGGCCACATGCTCGAGGTGACCCTGGGCCCCGGAATCCTGTCGAAGAATTACGACGGTTTGCAGAATGATCTCGACAAGATGAAGGAGATCTTTTTGCAACGGGGAGAGTACACCTTTGCCCTGGATGAGGAGACGGACTGGCATTTCACACCGCTGGCCCGTCCCGGTCAGCGTGTTACTGCGGGTGACTGGCTGGGTGAAGTGAAGGAGAACTGGATGACGCACCGGATCATGGTACCCTTCAGCCTGGAGGAGACCTATACGGTGAAAGAGGTGGTTGCAGAAGGTGATTACAGGATCCACCATACCATTGCCACCCTGGAGGATCTGCGGGGCAATCCTGTCACGGTGACCATGGTTCAAAAGTGGCCGGTAAAGGTACCTGTCAAAGCGTTCAGGGAAAAATTACGGCCATTCCGGGTGCTGGAAACGGGCGTCCGGTGCATTGATACGTTGAACCCGATCACCGAAGGGGGAACCGGTTTCGTCCCCGGACCGTTCGGTTGCGGCAAGACCGTTTTGCAGCATGCTCTTTCCAGGCAGGCTGAAGCGGATATGGTCATCGTGGCTGCCTGCGGGGAAAGGGCCAACGAGGTGGTGGAGATTTTCAAGGAATTCCCTGAACTTGTGGATGCCCGAACGGGACGCAAGCTGAAAGAACGAACCACGATCATTGCCAACACATCCAACATGCCGGTGGCAGCCCGGGAAGCCTCGGTGTATACGGCCATGACCATCGCGGAATACTACCGGTCGATGGGCCACAAGATCCTGCTGCTGGCCGACTCCACCTCCCGCTGGGCCCAGGCGCTGCGGGAAATGTCGAACCGGATGGAGGAACTGCCCGGACCGGATGCTTTTCCCATGGACCTGCCCGCGATCATCTCCAACTTCTACGCACGTGCAGGCCACGTCATCCTGAACAACGGGAAAACAGGCTCCATCACGTTCATCGGAACCGTTTCCCCTGCAGGGGGTAACCTGAAAGAACCCGTCACGGAATCCACCAAGAAAGTGGCCCGATGCTTTTATGCGCTGTCGCAGCAACGTTCCGACAGCAAGCGGTATCCTGCCATCGATCCGATCGACAGCTATTCAAAATACCTCGAGTATCCCGAAGTGAAGGCTTATCTGGATGAAAATATTTCCGACCGGTGGCTCGACCAGGTGATCAAACTGAAGGACCTGCTCATCCGCGGAAAAGAAGCCTATGAACAGATCAATATCCTGGGCGACGATGGCGTTCCGCTGGAATACCATATCCGCTACTGGAAATCGGAGGTCATCGACTTCATCATCCTTCAGCAGGATGCGTTCGACAAAGTGGATGCCTCCACGCCCATCGAACGGCAAAAGTACATCCTGGAAAAAATCCTTCACATCTGCGACAGGGATTTCACGTTCGATAATTTTGAGGAGGTGAATCCATTCTTCAAAAGGATGATCAACGTGCTGAAGCAGATGAATTATTCTGAATTCAAGTCAGAAGCATTCAGTAATTTTGAGCAAGAACTTGAGTCTGTCATATCCGAACGAATGAATTGATGGAAAAAATCGCATTTCAGAAGATCTACACAAAGATTACGCAGGTGACCAAGGCCACCTGTACCCTCCACGCCGATGATGTGGGATACGAGGAGATGGCCGTGGTGGGAGGAAGGCTGGCACAGGTGGTCAAGATCATCGGTGATGAGGTCACCCTGCAGGTCTTCAAGGGAACGGAGGGCATCCCGACCAACGCCGAGGTGATGTTCCTGGGCAAGCCTCCCGTGCTGGTGGTTGGCGATGAACTTGCCGGCCGGTTCTTTAACGCCTACGGGCAACCGATCGACGGCGGCCCGGAGATCGGCGGCGAAGAACGCGCCATCGGAGGCCCGTCGGTGAACCCCGTGAAACGCGAACAACCTTCCAAGTTGATTGCCACAGGTATCGCCGGTATCGATCTGAACAATACCATCGTGACCGGCCAGAAGATCCCCTTCTTTACCGACCCCGATCAGCCCTACAACCAGGTGATGGCCATGGTCGCCCTGAGGGCCCAGGCCGATAAGATCATCCTCGGGGGAATGGGGCTGACACACGACGATTACCTGTTCTATAAACAGGTTTTTGACAATGCCGGCGCCCTCGACCGCATCATCAGCTTTGTCAATACCACCGAAGACCCGCCGGTGGAACGCCTGCTCGTTCCCGACATGGCGCTGGCAGCCGCTGAATTCTTTGCCTCCGACAGGAACGAGAAGGTGCTGGTGCTGCTGACCGATATGACGCTTTATGCGGATGCGCTCAGCATCGTGTCGAACCGGATGGACCAGATCCCGTCGAAAGACAGCATGCCCGGCTCCCTGTACAGCGACCTGGCCAAAATCTATGAAAAGGCAGTGCAGTTCCCCGCCGGAGGATCCATCACCATCATCGCCGTCACCACACTTTCAGGCGGCGACATCACCCACGCGATCCCCGACAATACAGGCTACATCACCGAAGGCCAGCTCTTTTTGCGAAGGGACACGGACATCGGAAAGGTGATCGTGGATCCCTTCAGAAGCCTCTCACGACTGAAGCAGCTGGTGATCGGCACCCAGACCCGCGCCGACCATCCTCAGGTGATGAACACAGCCATCCGCCTGTACGCCGACGCAGCCAATGCCCGAACCAAACTCGAAAACGGCTTCGACCTGACCGAATACGACCAGCGTACCATGCACTTCGCAAAAGAATATTCCAATAAACTGCTGGCCATCGATGTGAACATCGACATCGGTGAAATGCTCGACACCGCCTGGGAGCTCTTCCGAAAACATTTCCGGAAGGAAGAACTCGGGATCAGGAAGGAATTTGTGGACCAATACTTCTAAAAGCAAAAAGCAAAAATTAAAATTCCATTACCCCAAAGGGGTCCTGGTAC
Proteins encoded in this region:
- a CDS encoding DUF2764 family protein produces the protein MSRNYYYLVAGLPELLLGQSKRPFELAAFKNELRDFLHPEDYRLVELFFLPYDHINLLNLLEKKTAPFLTLGRYSQEELEEAIREPVEVPEYFRVFIERFREEAGVWQDRPWENQIAELYYDHAGSFSNEFIRDWFEFEKNLRNILTAYNCRKYSLPADQELIGQGDLVESLKKSQVRDFGLSGEVDHMDRLLGILDQKDLLEREKGLDLLRWTHLDELTTFHYFSTEVILSYVVKLLIIERWLTLDRATGEQLFGRFLEDLKNSYEFPTEYTINERR
- a CDS encoding V-type ATP synthase subunit A, with the translated sequence MKEGNSTTGRVAGVIANLVHIEVDGPVRQNEICYIHLGSVRLMAEVIKVKEKIAYSQVFESTRGLKVGAFAEFTGHMLEVTLGPGILSKNYDGLQNDLDKMKEIFLQRGEYTFALDEETDWHFTPLARPGQRVTAGDWLGEVKENWMTHRIMVPFSLEETYTVKEVVAEGDYRIHHTIATLEDLRGNPVTVTMVQKWPVKVPVKAFREKLRPFRVLETGVRCIDTLNPITEGGTGFVPGPFGCGKTVLQHALSRQAEADMVIVAACGERANEVVEIFKEFPELVDARTGRKLKERTTIIANTSNMPVAAREASVYTAMTIAEYYRSMGHKILLLADSTSRWAQALREMSNRMEELPGPDAFPMDLPAIISNFYARAGHVILNNGKTGSITFIGTVSPAGGNLKEPVTESTKKVARCFYALSQQRSDSKRYPAIDPIDSYSKYLEYPEVKAYLDENISDRWLDQVIKLKDLLIRGKEAYEQINILGDDGVPLEYHIRYWKSEVIDFIILQQDAFDKVDASTPIERQKYILEKILHICDRDFTFDNFEEVNPFFKRMINVLKQMNYSEFKSEAFSNFEQELESVISERMN
- a CDS encoding V-type ATP synthase subunit B, whose amino-acid sequence is MEKIAFQKIYTKITQVTKATCTLHADDVGYEEMAVVGGRLAQVVKIIGDEVTLQVFKGTEGIPTNAEVMFLGKPPVLVVGDELAGRFFNAYGQPIDGGPEIGGEERAIGGPSVNPVKREQPSKLIATGIAGIDLNNTIVTGQKIPFFTDPDQPYNQVMAMVALRAQADKIILGGMGLTHDDYLFYKQVFDNAGALDRIISFVNTTEDPPVERLLVPDMALAAAEFFASDRNEKVLVLLTDMTLYADALSIVSNRMDQIPSKDSMPGSLYSDLAKIYEKAVQFPAGGSITIIAVTTLSGGDITHAIPDNTGYITEGQLFLRRDTDIGKVIVDPFRSLSRLKQLVIGTQTRADHPQVMNTAIRLYADAANARTKLENGFDLTEYDQRTMHFAKEYSNKLLAIDVNIDIGEMLDTAWELFRKHFRKEELGIRKEFVDQYF